Proteins encoded together in one Bacteroides ovatus window:
- a CDS encoding glycosyl hydrolase family 95 catalytic domain-containing protein: MKNFYFLLISSLFLTSGLYAGETDYTQGLSIWFDTPNTLQGYAAWYGGRPDLWKDENKPVTAGSGHNLDASWESQSLPIGNGSLGANIMGSVEAERITFNEKTLWRGGPNTAKGVDYYWNVNKQSAHLLDEIRKAFTEGDQKKAEMLTRQNFNSEVSYEADGENPFRFGSFTTMGEFYVETGLNMIGMSDYKRILSLDSAMAVVQFKKDRVAYQRNFFISYPANVMVVRFSADQSGKQNLVFSYAPNPLSTGSMVSDGNKGLVYTASLDNNGMKYVVCIQAETKGGTLSNADGKLTVKDADEVVFYITADTDYKINFDPDFKDPKTYIGVNPEETTKQWMNNAVAQGYTALFNQHYNDYATLFNRVRLNLNPAVKGVNLPTSQRLKNYRKGQPDYYLGELYYQFGRYLLIASSRPGNMPANLQGIWHNNVDGPWRVDYHNNINIQMNYWPACSTNLNECVLPLIDFIRTLVKPGEKTAQAYFGARGWTASISGNIFGFTTPLESRDMSWNFNPMAGPWLATHIWEYYDYTRDLKFLKETGYELIKSSADFAVDYLWHKPDGTYTAAPSTSPEHGPIDQGATFVHAVVREILMDAIEASKVLGVDKKGRKQWEHVLANLVPYQIGRYGQLMEWSVDIDDPKDEHRHVNHLFGLHPGHTVSPVTTPELAKAAKVVLVHRGDGATGWSMGWKLNQWARLQDGNHAYTLFGNLLKNGTMDNLWDTHPPFQIDGNFGGTAGITEMLLQSHMGFIQLLPALPDAWKDGSISGICAKGNFEVDVIWENHQLKEAVVRSNAGGDCVIKYADQTISFKTVKGRSYQIGYDATKGLIKK; encoded by the coding sequence ATGAAGAATTTTTATTTCCTTCTTATTAGTTCCCTATTCCTTACCTCCGGGCTTTATGCGGGAGAAACAGATTATACTCAAGGACTTTCCATCTGGTTTGATACTCCGAATACTTTGCAGGGATATGCTGCCTGGTATGGCGGAAGACCGGATTTGTGGAAAGATGAAAATAAACCGGTAACAGCAGGAAGCGGACATAATCTGGATGCCAGTTGGGAGTCACAGTCATTGCCTATTGGTAACGGTAGCCTCGGCGCAAATATTATGGGATCGGTAGAAGCCGAACGTATCACTTTCAATGAAAAAACGCTTTGGCGCGGTGGTCCGAACACAGCGAAAGGTGTGGACTATTATTGGAATGTCAATAAACAATCGGCCCATCTTTTAGATGAAATACGCAAAGCATTTACAGAGGGAGATCAGAAAAAGGCTGAAATGCTAACGCGACAGAACTTCAATAGTGAAGTTTCGTATGAAGCTGACGGAGAAAATCCTTTCCGTTTCGGTAGCTTTACTACAATGGGAGAGTTTTATGTAGAAACCGGACTGAATATGATAGGAATGAGCGATTATAAGCGCATTCTTTCTTTGGATTCGGCTATGGCAGTCGTACAATTCAAAAAGGATCGTGTGGCTTATCAACGCAATTTTTTTATCTCTTACCCCGCCAATGTAATGGTGGTACGTTTCAGCGCGGATCAATCGGGGAAACAAAATCTGGTTTTCAGTTATGCGCCCAATCCCCTGTCTACCGGCAGCATGGTTTCTGATGGAAATAAAGGACTGGTTTACACAGCTTCTTTGGATAATAATGGAATGAAGTATGTTGTGTGCATCCAGGCAGAAACAAAAGGAGGAACACTGTCTAATGCAGATGGAAAGTTGACAGTGAAGGATGCAGACGAAGTTGTATTTTATATCACAGCGGACACTGACTATAAGATTAACTTTGATCCGGATTTCAAAGATCCGAAAACATATATAGGCGTTAATCCCGAAGAAACGACAAAGCAGTGGATGAATAATGCAGTGGCGCAGGGATATACAGCTTTATTCAATCAACATTATAATGATTATGCTACTCTGTTCAACCGGGTTCGGCTGAATCTGAACCCAGCGGTGAAAGGAGTGAATCTGCCTACTTCCCAACGTCTGAAAAATTATCGGAAAGGACAGCCGGATTATTATCTGGGAGAGTTGTATTATCAATTTGGACGTTATCTTCTGATTGCCAGTTCCCGTCCGGGCAATATGCCTGCTAATCTACAGGGGATTTGGCACAATAATGTCGATGGACCGTGGCGTGTGGATTATCATAATAACATCAATATCCAGATGAATTATTGGCCTGCTTGTTCTACCAACTTGAATGAGTGCGTGCTTCCGTTGATTGACTTTATCCGTACACTGGTGAAACCGGGGGAGAAGACTGCACAAGCTTATTTCGGAGCAAGAGGATGGACGGCATCTATCTCCGGCAATATTTTCGGCTTTACCACTCCGTTGGAAAGTCGGGATATGTCGTGGAACTTCAATCCGATGGCAGGTCCCTGGCTGGCTACTCATATATGGGAGTATTACGACTATACAAGAGACTTGAAATTTCTGAAAGAAACCGGCTATGAACTAATTAAGAGTAGTGCGGATTTTGCAGTCGATTACCTGTGGCATAAGCCGGATGGAACCTATACGGCTGCTCCGTCCACTTCGCCCGAGCATGGTCCTATCGATCAGGGAGCTACTTTTGTGCATGCCGTAGTGCGTGAAATTCTGATGGATGCGATTGAAGCAAGCAAAGTGTTGGGTGTAGATAAGAAAGGACGTAAGCAATGGGAGCATGTGCTTGCCAATCTCGTTCCCTATCAAATAGGTCGTTATGGTCAGTTGATGGAATGGTCGGTGGATATTGATGATCCGAAAGATGAACATCGTCATGTGAATCATTTGTTCGGCCTGCATCCGGGACATACTGTTTCTCCCGTCACTACTCCCGAACTGGCGAAAGCTGCTAAAGTGGTATTGGTGCATCGTGGTGATGGTGCTACCGGTTGGAGTATGGGTTGGAAGTTGAATCAGTGGGCGCGTTTGCAGGATGGTAATCATGCTTATACTTTATTCGGCAATTTATTGAAGAACGGAACCATGGATAATTTGTGGGATACGCATCCGCCTTTCCAAATTGATGGGAACTTTGGTGGGACAGCGGGAATCACCGAAATGCTGCTCCAAAGTCACATGGGCTTTATTCAATTATTACCGGCTTTGCCGGATGCATGGAAAGACGGTTCTATCAGTGGTATTTGTGCAAAAGGAAATTTTGAGGTGGATGTGATCTGGGAGAATCATCAATTGAAAGAAGCTGTTGTACGCTCTAATGCAGGAGGCGACTGTGTCATAAAGTATGCGGATCAGACTATCTCCTTTAAAACTGTGAAAGGACGCAGTTATCAGATTGGATATGATGCAACTAAAGGGCTCATTAAAAAATAA
- a CDS encoding ISAs1-like element ISBaov2 family transposase, with amino-acid sequence MKQETKRKIEISNLHEFADSLILIDNRIDRCKKHQASTIVLIAISAVICGADTWNSIEDFGKSKESFFAAKLSNFNGIPSHDTFNRFFSALDPLKFEESYRQWVQSILKCYSGHIAIDGKTIRGAYESEQDKRHRKQGVLPDSNTGKYKLHVISAFATELGISLGQLCTQEKENEIVVIPELLDMLCIKDCIITIDALGCQRTIAEKVIKGEGDYIFIVKDNQPKLKEIVLSVTESIVSKGTTVRFDKYETHEEGHGRNESRICYCCNDPGFLGADIRKKWKNIQSFGYIENTRNTNKGTTVEKRCFISSLEPDAQKILKNSREHWEIENNLHWQLDVNFHEDNTRRRNISALNFSVLAKIALATLRNNKREIPINRKRLIAGWDNEFLWELILHDL; translated from the coding sequence ATGAAGCAAGAAACTAAAAGAAAGATTGAGATCAGCAACCTACATGAATTTGCTGATTCATTAATATTGATAGATAACCGGATAGACCGTTGTAAAAAACATCAGGCCAGTACCATTGTTCTTATTGCAATTTCTGCTGTTATATGTGGCGCTGATACTTGGAATTCAATAGAAGACTTTGGTAAAAGTAAAGAATCTTTTTTTGCAGCCAAGCTTTCCAATTTTAATGGTATCCCTTCCCATGATACATTTAATCGCTTTTTCTCGGCATTAGATCCTTTAAAATTTGAAGAATCTTATAGGCAATGGGTCCAAAGCATTCTCAAATGTTATTCGGGGCATATAGCCATTGATGGTAAAACCATACGAGGAGCCTATGAATCCGAACAGGACAAGCGTCATCGTAAACAAGGAGTGCTTCCTGATTCGAATACGGGAAAGTACAAATTGCATGTCATCAGTGCATTTGCAACAGAACTGGGAATCTCCCTTGGACAGTTATGTACACAAGAAAAGGAAAATGAGATAGTTGTCATTCCTGAATTATTAGATATGTTGTGTATAAAAGATTGTATTATTACAATTGACGCTTTAGGATGCCAGCGTACAATTGCAGAGAAAGTCATAAAGGGAGAAGGTGACTACATTTTTATAGTGAAAGATAATCAACCGAAATTAAAGGAAATAGTACTGTCAGTAACAGAAAGTATTGTATCAAAAGGTACAACAGTACGATTTGACAAATATGAGACGCATGAAGAAGGACATGGCAGGAATGAGTCGAGAATCTGCTATTGCTGCAACGATCCTGGTTTTCTGGGAGCAGATATTAGAAAGAAGTGGAAAAATATACAGTCTTTCGGATATATAGAGAATACCAGAAATACAAACAAAGGCACTACAGTGGAAAAAAGATGTTTTATATCTTCCTTGGAACCTGATGCGCAGAAGATACTTAAAAATAGTAGAGAACACTGGGAAATTGAGAATAATCTACATTGGCAGCTAGATGTCAATTTCCATGAAGATAATACCAGAAGAAGAAATATATCAGCATTAAACTTCTCCGTACTGGCGAAAATTGCATTGGCTACATTAAGAAACAACAAAAGAGAGATACCAATCAATAGAAAAAGATTAATAGCAGGGTGGGATAATGAATTCTTATGGGAACTTATTTTACATGATTTATAA
- a CDS encoding MutS-related protein, with amino-acid sequence MLNWIMYPLSDLGEIRKRQEAIVWDALPELLLNEEELDFIEYYLAYRDQIREAHILLSCATVIDRLVRYDSTRYVICRGVKLVVHLLHCLKEWATELPQDAPQLMKESAAMIDNILHGSELEEVLEQTSDEEKRLSNFVIDKFDYLFRCTRLLSLKELLSVIYLLDVCRTAHRVAKEKSFCCMPVMVPTMDFSVEGVVHPFVKDAQPNRWQMSRGNICIFTGSNMAGKSTTLKALTLAVWLAHCGLPVPVKSMICPLYEGIYTSINLPDSLRDGRSHFMAEVLRIKEVMQKAVTGKRCLVVLDEMFRGTNAKDAFQASVAVNELLKSFSHCHFLISTHILEYAKAFEKDSSCCFYYMEAEIIDDAFVCPHRLLSGISEARVGYWVVKKILSDGLM; translated from the coding sequence ATGTTGAACTGGATTATGTATCCGCTAAGTGATTTGGGGGAAATCCGTAAAAGACAGGAGGCTATTGTCTGGGATGCTTTGCCCGAACTTCTTTTGAATGAAGAAGAGCTGGATTTTATTGAGTATTACTTGGCTTATCGTGACCAGATACGGGAAGCTCATATTTTACTTTCATGTGCTACTGTTATCGACCGTCTGGTGCGATATGATTCGACCCGTTATGTGATCTGCAGAGGGGTGAAATTAGTGGTTCATCTCTTGCATTGTCTGAAGGAATGGGCGACAGAACTACCACAGGACGCCCCGCAACTCATGAAAGAATCTGCTGCTATGATTGATAATATTCTCCATGGAAGTGAATTGGAGGAAGTATTGGAGCAGACCTCTGATGAGGAAAAACGACTATCTAACTTTGTCATAGACAAATTCGATTATCTGTTCCGGTGTACTCGGTTGTTATCTTTGAAGGAACTTCTGTCTGTTATATATCTACTTGATGTTTGCCGTACAGCTCACCGGGTGGCAAAAGAGAAGAGCTTCTGTTGTATGCCGGTAATGGTACCGACAATGGACTTCTCGGTGGAGGGAGTCGTTCATCCTTTTGTGAAAGATGCGCAGCCAAACCGTTGGCAGATGTCCCGGGGAAATATATGCATTTTTACAGGCTCTAATATGGCGGGAAAGTCAACAACTTTAAAGGCATTGACCTTGGCTGTCTGGTTGGCACATTGCGGTTTGCCTGTTCCTGTGAAATCAATGATTTGTCCTCTTTACGAGGGGATTTATACCTCTATTAATCTGCCGGATTCTTTGCGGGACGGACGAAGTCATTTTATGGCGGAAGTACTCCGTATTAAAGAAGTGATGCAAAAAGCTGTGACCGGAAAACGCTGTTTGGTGGTATTAGATGAGATGTTTCGCGGGACGAATGCTAAAGATGCGTTTCAAGCCTCCGTTGCCGTCAATGAATTACTGAAAAGCTTCTCTCATTGTCATTTCTTGATATCGACACATATTTTGGAATATGCGAAAGCCTTTGAAAAGGATTCTTCCTGTTGCTTTTATTATATGGAAGCAGAAATTATTGATGATGCGTTTGTCTGTCCTCATCGGTTGTTGTCAGGGATTTCAGAGGCCAGAGTCGGGTATTGGGTCGTGAAAAAAATACTGTCGGATGGTTTGATGTAA
- a CDS encoding chromate transporter, whose translation MIYWQLLWVYLKIGMFGFGGGYAMLSLIQHEIVDLHHWLTPQQFTDVVAISQMTPGPIGINSATYVGYAVTQSVWGAVLATVAVCLPSFILVLLISYFFAKCKDNKYIKAAMSGLLPMSVALIASAALLMMNRENFIDYKSIGIFAAAFLVTWKWNLHPILLICLAGVVGLLLY comes from the coding sequence ATGATATATTGGCAATTACTTTGGGTGTATCTTAAAATAGGTATGTTCGGTTTTGGGGGTGGATATGCAATGCTTTCCCTGATTCAACATGAAATAGTGGATCTTCATCATTGGCTGACTCCTCAACAGTTTACGGATGTGGTCGCAATTTCGCAGATGACTCCGGGACCGATTGGCATAAATAGTGCTACTTACGTAGGTTATGCGGTAACACAAAGTGTTTGGGGAGCTGTGTTGGCCACTGTAGCCGTTTGCTTGCCTTCTTTTATTTTGGTGTTGCTCATTTCTTATTTCTTTGCGAAGTGTAAGGATAATAAGTATATTAAAGCGGCTATGTCTGGACTGCTTCCTATGTCGGTCGCGCTGATTGCTTCGGCTGCATTACTTATGATGAATAGAGAGAATTTTATAGACTATAAAAGTATCGGTATTTTCGCAGCCGCCTTTTTGGTTACATGGAAATGGAATCTTCATCCTATTCTGTTGATTTGTCTGGCGGGTGTGGTAGGATTACTGTTGTATTAG
- a CDS encoding chromate transporter, whose protein sequence is MVLEYLKLFVTFAKIGMFTIGGGYAMIPLIEREIVNKQWMNKEEFMEMFALTQSLPGVFAVNISIFVGYKLYKVGGSLVCALATILPSFVIMMLIAMFFAQFQDNEVMIRIFNGIRPAVVALILFPCISAVRALKLKYFQLVAPAIATVLIWQFGLSPIYIVVAGIIGGLVYTLWLKEKIANKQV, encoded by the coding sequence ATGGTACTGGAGTATTTAAAATTATTCGTGACATTTGCGAAGATTGGAATGTTTACTATTGGTGGCGGTTATGCCATGATTCCGTTGATTGAACGGGAGATTGTTAACAAGCAATGGATGAATAAGGAAGAATTTATGGAGATGTTTGCTTTGACGCAGTCGCTTCCGGGTGTGTTTGCTGTGAATATTTCTATTTTTGTAGGATATAAGTTGTATAAGGTGGGTGGTAGCCTGGTGTGTGCATTGGCTACGATTCTTCCCTCTTTCGTTATCATGATGCTGATAGCCATGTTTTTTGCACAGTTTCAGGATAATGAAGTGATGATTCGTATCTTTAATGGAATACGTCCTGCCGTGGTAGCATTGATTCTGTTTCCTTGCATTTCTGCTGTTAGAGCTTTGAAACTGAAGTATTTTCAGTTGGTTGCTCCTGCCATAGCTACCGTGTTGATCTGGCAGTTCGGCTTATCACCTATTTATATTGTGGTGGCCGGAATTATAGGGGGATTGGTATATACATTATGGTTGAAAGAAAAAATAGCGAATAAACAGGTATGA